The genomic DNA GAGCGGTTGGGCAGGGACCGGAAAAAGGTTTCCGTTTACCCGATACAGTAGGTGCCGGGTCGGCGGTTCATACAGAAGCCTGGGGCTGCACGAGCTCCGGGCTTTTCTTATTTGTGTCGATAGGAGCGCGGTCTTCCCGCCATCTCGACGCCGTCCTCGGAAGCCTCCTTGTGCGGCGTAGCGCTGCTACGCCTCCGCGGGGACTTCCTGCGGGTGCGCCGATCTGGCGGAAATCTCGCGCTCCTGCGGGGCGATTCGCCGATTTTGAACAAATACCACTGCCGGTGATGGAGCAGGCGGGATTTCGGGAGTGGAGGGAAGTGACTTGGCGTCGAGCGGACACTCGCCCATTCTGTTGTGGTTGGGAAAAACGCGAAATTCGATCTGCATCGACAAACGAAGAGGAAAGCCCTGCGGGTCCGCAGCCAAGGGCACGACCGGAACGGACGGAATTCCGCCTGCTCCGTGCACATCCTCGAAAATTGAGACCAACATAATGAAGTTCATAGATGAAGTAAAAATACATGCAAAAGCGGGCGACGGCGGTGCCGGCTGCGTTTCCTTTCGCCGCGAGAAGTTCATTCCCCTCGGTGGCCCTAATGGCGGTGACGGCGGCAAGGGGGGGGATGTGATCTTCCGGGTGTCGTCGAACCTTTCGACGCTCATGGATCTGCGTCACCACCCGCACCAGAAGGCCGGGCGCGGCAAGAACGGCATGGGGAAGGACCGCCACGGCGCGTACGGTGAGGACCTCGTCATCCTCGTCCCCCAGGGGACCCTCGTGAAGGACGACGAGACGGGGGATCTCCTGGCGGACCTGACCGAGCCGGACCAGGAGGTGGCGCTCCTCAAGGGGGGGCGCGGCGGGCAGGGGAACACCCGCTTCGCCACCTCCACTCACAAGGCGCCCCGCTTCGCCCAGCCGGGAGAGCCGGGGGAGGAGCGCTGGCTGCGTCTGGAGCTGAAGCTGATGGCTGACGTGGGCCTTCTCGGCCTTCCGAGTGTCGGCAAATCTTCTTTCATCACAAAAGTCTCAGCGGCTCGCCCCAAAATAGCCGATTATCCCTTCACCACCCTTGCACCGAATCTTGGCGTAGTAGCTTATAAGGACTACCGCTCTTTCGTTCTTGCCGACATCCCCGGAATAATCGAAGGGGCTCATGCTGGTGCCGGACTCGGACACAGGTTCCTGCGTCACGTGGAGCGGACCAGGCTACTTCTCCATATGCTCGACTGCTCCTGGATGCCGGAACGGGACCCGCTGAAGGAATACGAGACCATAAACCGGGAGCTGAGGCTCTTCAGCCCCGAGCTTACCGAGAAGCGCCAGATCATAGTAGTCAACAAGGTAGACCTGCCGCAGGTGAGGGATGCCCTTCCGCAGCTCGTGGAATGGTTTACTGAGCGGCGTTTAAAGGTCTTTCCGGTATCTGCGGTGACGGGAGAGGGGATCCCGGCGCTTCTCGATGAAATAGCACGGCACCTGTGGGGACGGCCCGAGGAATAGTGGTTCTCTGCGGCTCTGGCGGCCACCTGTAAGCAACTGAACGTCTGAATGCGGATCATTTCAAATGCACCTGTCTTTGGTACAATCAACCCATGCGCAGTGACGTGCTGAAAAAGGTACGGCGCGTCATCATCAAGGTAGGGAGCAGGGTCCTTACACGTGACGACGGATGCCTTGACGCCACGGTCATCGCGCGCATTGCCGACGAGCTGTCTCAGCTACGCGCCGAGGGGCGGGAAGTCGTACTGGTATCTTCTGGTGCGGTAGCAGCGGGGCGGCATGCTCTGGCCGGTGGCGACCGTCCCAGGACGATACCCCAGAAGCAGGCGGCGGCGGCGATAGGCCAGCCCCGTCTCATGCATGCATATGAGGAAGCTTTTTCCCGTTTTGGTGCGAGCGTCGGTCAGGTGCTCCTTACCCGGGAGGACCTGGCGAACCGCCAGCGTTTCCTCAACGCCCGGGCAACCCTGGATACGCTTCTTGCGGAAGGGGTCGTTCCGATCATAAACGAGAACGATACTGTTGCCGTAGAAGAGATCAAGTTCGGGGACAATGACAATCTCTCCGCCTTGGTGACGACGCTTGCCGAGGGGGATCTCCTCATCATAATGACCGATATCGATGGCTTCTATGATGCCAATCCGCGAACGAACCCGGAGGCGAAGCTGATTCCGCTGGTGCGGTCAATAACCAGGGAGATGGAGCTGGCTGCAGGGGGGAGCGGTTCCGCTGTCGGTACCGGTGGTATGGTTACGAAGCTGGCGGCGGCGAAGAAGGTATGCCGCTCGGGTGTCCCCGTGATCATGCTGAACGGGCGGAAGCCGGGGAGCCTCAGTCGCGCGCTCGCCGATGAAGAGACGGGCACTCTTTTTCTCCCTGCAGGAAAAAGCCTCAACAGGCGCAAGCACTGGATCGCCTTTACCCTCAGGCCTGCAGGCCGGATTCTGGTGGATGACGGTGCTCGGAAGGTTCTGGCAGCTCAGGGACGAAGCCTTCTTCCTTCCGGGATCATGCGGGTGGAGGGGAAGTTCGATCGGGGTGCCTGCGTAAGGGTGTGCGGTCCCGACGGCACTGAATTTGCCCGAGGCATTGCGGACTATTCCCATGAGGAAATAGCTCGGGTGCTGGGTCACCGGAGCAGCGAAATCGAAACGATACTCGGCTACCGGTATAGTGACGAGATTATTCACCGGGACAATCTGGTGGTCCTTTAGCAGGTCGCTGAAAAACAGCCATCTCGCCGCCGTCCTTGGAAGCCGCCTTGTACGGCTTAGCGCTGCTACGCCTCCGCGGGGCTTTCTGCTGGTGCGGACGATCTGACCGTTTTTGAGCAACCTGATCTGGGCTGGGTTGAGAAGCTTGATCTTGACTCCTGACCCCTTAATGACGGGAGGTTCCTTCATGAGCATTGCTGAACAAGTCCGACAACTAGCTTCCCAGGCGCGTCAGGCCTCCTTCGTGATTGCGAGACTTTCGTCCGCAGTCAAGAACGAGCTCCTCCTCAACATGGCTTCTGCCCTGGTGGAGGGGACGCAGCAGCTGGTCGAGGAGAATGCGAAGGACCTGGAGCAGGGTGAGGCAAAGGGTCTGTCCCCCGCGATGCTCGATCGCCTGATGCTGAACGATACCCGTATAGCCGCCATGGCGGAGGGGCTGCGGGAAGTGGCAGCGCTTCCTGACCCTGTGGGATCTGTGACGGGGATGTGGAAACGACCCAATAATCTGACAGTGGGCAAGATGCGGATTCCGTTGGGGGTGATAGGAATCATCTACGAGTCACGCCCGAATGTCACCGCCGACGCGGCGGCTCTTTGTCTCAAGGCAGGCAACGCCGTCATCCTCCGCGGCGGTTCGGAATCGATTCATTCAAATCTGGCCATCGGCGCCATTCTTCAGCGGGAGATGGAAAAGATGTCGATTCCAACGGCTGCCCTGACGGTGGTGCCCTTCACACAGCGGGAAGGGGTCCTGGAGCTGCTCAAGCAGGATGAAACCATCGACCTCATCATCCCGCGAGGGGGCGAAAGCCTGATCCGCTTCGTGTCGGAAAATTCGAAGATCCCCGTCATAAAGCACTACAAGGGAGTCTGTCACGTTTTCATCGATGCCACCGCCGATTTTGCGATGGCGGAGAAGATCATAGTGAATTCCAAGACGCAGCGCCCCGGGGTATGCAACGCGCTGGAGACGCTCCTTATTCACAAGGATATAGCGGAAACCTTCGTTCCTCACATCGCCGGTGTGCTTACTGCACTCGGGGTCGAACTGCGCGGGGACTCCTGCGTGCGGCAGTTTGCTCCCGATGCGAAAGCGGCAAAGGAAGAAGACTGGCACGCGGAGTATCTCGACCTGATACTTGCAGTGAGGGTGGTGGACGATCTCGACGAGGCGGTGGCCCATATCAACAGGTACGGCTCCCTCCATACGGAAGCTATCGTGACCGCCGATTATGCCAACGCACAACGCTTCCTCCGCGAGGTCAATTCAAGTACCGTCGTCGTCAACGCATCAACCAGGTTCGCCGACGGGAATCAGCTGGGGCTCGGCGCGGAGATAGGCATTTCAACTACCAAGCTGCATTCGTTCGGCCCCATGGGGGTTGAAGACCTCACGACGCAAAAATTCATCGTCTACGGCGACGGTCAGGTGAGGAGCTGAGATGAAGATCGGCATCATAGGCGGGACCTTCAATCCCGTCCATAATGCCCACCTGCGGATTGCCGAAGAGGTGCGGGACTGGTTCGGGCTCGACCGTGTTATCTTCATTCCGGCGGCGGTGCCTCCGCACAAGCCGATATACGGAGACCTCCCCTTCATTCACCGGTACGAGATGGTGCGGCTTGCCATAGCGGCGAATCCGCACTTTACGGTTTCCGACATGGAGCAGCAGCGGGGTGGAACTTCCTATTCCATCGACACGCTCCGCGCACTGCGCAGGGCATATCAGAACGATTCGCTCTACTTCGTAATCGGCAGCGACTCCTTCCTCGAGATCGGGTCCTGGCGGGAATATCAGGGGATTTTCGGCTGCTGCAACATTATCGTGGTGGAACGACCCGGTGCCGCTGTGACCGACCCGCACAAGGCGCTGCCGGTTGCCGTTGCGGGAGAATTCAGCTATTTGGAGGCCGAGCGGCAGCTTTCGCACTGCTCGGGCAATTCCGTTTATTTCAGGACGGGAGCGCCTCTGGATATCTCTTCGAGCGCTATCCGTGAACTTGCGAGTCGAGGCCGCTCCATCAGGTACCTCGTGCCGGATGCGGTAGAGCATTACATCAAGGAAAAGAGGTTATACGCGCATGCGTAGCAAAGAAACGTTATCATCCCGCGAGCGGGCGCTGAAGTGCGCCATCGCCGCTCTGGACAAGAAGGCGTACGATGTGAAAGTCCTGGAGATAGAACCGATTTCGAGCATAGCGGACTATCTGGTTCTCGCTAATGGTACCTCCGACAAGCAGGTCCAGGCAATTGCGGAATCGGTTAAGCAGGGCTTGAAGAAGTTCGGCAAGGCCTTGGATATAGAGGGGCTGCAGGAGGGTAACTGGGTCATCATCGACTATGGGGATGTCATCGTCCACGTCTTCCTTGACGAGCGGCGCCGTTACTACAACCTGGATGAACTGTGGGAGAACGCGGCCATGCTCGAAATCCCCGAGGAGTACCAGTGGGAG from Geobacter sp. DSM 9736 includes the following:
- the obgE gene encoding GTPase ObgE, producing the protein MKFIDEVKIHAKAGDGGAGCVSFRREKFIPLGGPNGGDGGKGGDVIFRVSSNLSTLMDLRHHPHQKAGRGKNGMGKDRHGAYGEDLVILVPQGTLVKDDETGDLLADLTEPDQEVALLKGGRGGQGNTRFATSTHKAPRFAQPGEPGEERWLRLELKLMADVGLLGLPSVGKSSFITKVSAARPKIADYPFTTLAPNLGVVAYKDYRSFVLADIPGIIEGAHAGAGLGHRFLRHVERTRLLLHMLDCSWMPERDPLKEYETINRELRLFSPELTEKRQIIVVNKVDLPQVRDALPQLVEWFTERRLKVFPVSAVTGEGIPALLDEIARHLWGRPEE
- the proB gene encoding glutamate 5-kinase, coding for MRSDVLKKVRRVIIKVGSRVLTRDDGCLDATVIARIADELSQLRAEGREVVLVSSGAVAAGRHALAGGDRPRTIPQKQAAAAIGQPRLMHAYEEAFSRFGASVGQVLLTREDLANRQRFLNARATLDTLLAEGVVPIINENDTVAVEEIKFGDNDNLSALVTTLAEGDLLIIMTDIDGFYDANPRTNPEAKLIPLVRSITREMELAAGGSGSAVGTGGMVTKLAAAKKVCRSGVPVIMLNGRKPGSLSRALADEETGTLFLPAGKSLNRRKHWIAFTLRPAGRILVDDGARKVLAAQGRSLLPSGIMRVEGKFDRGACVRVCGPDGTEFARGIADYSHEEIARVLGHRSSEIETILGYRYSDEIIHRDNLVVL
- a CDS encoding glutamate-5-semialdehyde dehydrogenase, giving the protein MSIAEQVRQLASQARQASFVIARLSSAVKNELLLNMASALVEGTQQLVEENAKDLEQGEAKGLSPAMLDRLMLNDTRIAAMAEGLREVAALPDPVGSVTGMWKRPNNLTVGKMRIPLGVIGIIYESRPNVTADAAALCLKAGNAVILRGGSESIHSNLAIGAILQREMEKMSIPTAALTVVPFTQREGVLELLKQDETIDLIIPRGGESLIRFVSENSKIPVIKHYKGVCHVFIDATADFAMAEKIIVNSKTQRPGVCNALETLLIHKDIAETFVPHIAGVLTALGVELRGDSCVRQFAPDAKAAKEEDWHAEYLDLILAVRVVDDLDEAVAHINRYGSLHTEAIVTADYANAQRFLREVNSSTVVVNASTRFADGNQLGLGAEIGISTTKLHSFGPMGVEDLTTQKFIVYGDGQVRS
- the nadD gene encoding nicotinate-nucleotide adenylyltransferase, with product MKIGIIGGTFNPVHNAHLRIAEEVRDWFGLDRVIFIPAAVPPHKPIYGDLPFIHRYEMVRLAIAANPHFTVSDMEQQRGGTSYSIDTLRALRRAYQNDSLYFVIGSDSFLEIGSWREYQGIFGCCNIIVVERPGAAVTDPHKALPVAVAGEFSYLEAERQLSHCSGNSVYFRTGAPLDISSSAIRELASRGRSIRYLVPDAVEHYIKEKRLYAHA
- the rsfS gene encoding ribosome silencing factor; translation: MRSKETLSSRERALKCAIAALDKKAYDVKVLEIEPISSIADYLVLANGTSDKQVQAIAESVKQGLKKFGKALDIEGLQEGNWVIIDYGDVIVHVFLDERRRYYNLDELWENAAMLEIPEEYQWERAQG